In Deltaproteobacteria bacterium, a single genomic region encodes these proteins:
- the rpsQ gene encoding 30S ribosomal protein S17, which yields MGARGARKTKVGMVVGDKMDKTVVVRVERLVPHPVYKKYVKRRVTYKAHDEKNEFQVGDRVEIVETRPLSKDKRWRVQRLIERPAVR from the coding sequence ATGGGTGCCCGCGGAGCGCGGAAGACCAAGGTCGGAATGGTGGTCGGGGACAAGATGGACAAGACGGTGGTGGTACGGGTCGAGCGTCTCGTCCCGCACCCCGTGTACAAGAAGTACGTGAAGCGCCGCGTGACCTACAAGGCGCACGACGAGAAGAACGAGTTCCAGGTCGGCGACCGCGTGGAGATCGTCGAGACCCGCCCCTTGAGCAAGGACAAGCGGTGGAGAGTCCAGCGGCTGATCGAACGGCCCGCCGTCCGGTAA
- the rplN gene encoding 50S ribosomal protein L14, whose product MIQMQTMLDAADNSGAKRLCCIKVLGGSRRRYATVGDIIVVSVKEAIPHGKVKKGDVFKAVVVRTVKEVGRADGSYLRFDQNSAVLINPQGEPVGTRIFGPVARELRARKFMKIISLAPEVL is encoded by the coding sequence ATGATCCAGATGCAGACCATGCTCGACGCCGCCGACAATTCCGGCGCGAAGCGCCTTTGCTGCATAAAGGTGCTCGGCGGCAGCCGGCGCCGGTACGCCACCGTGGGCGACATCATCGTCGTGAGCGTCAAGGAGGCGATTCCCCACGGGAAAGTGAAGAAGGGCGATGTGTTCAAGGCGGTCGTCGTCCGGACCGTCAAGGAGGTAGGCCGGGCCGACGGCAGCTACCTCCGGTTCGACCAGAACTCGGCCGTACTGATCAACCCGCAGGGCGAGCCGGTGGGGACCCGCATCTTCGGACCCGTGGCCCGCGAGCTGCGCGCCAGGAAGTTCATGAAGA